In a single window of the Pseudodesulfovibrio profundus genome:
- a CDS encoding formate dehydrogenase accessory sulfurtransferase FdhD, producing the protein MALPHLKAATAEPLRGEERTQGLTPAKLSRPTTLQRYENGRFQFHGDSIAVESDLRLMIAGQQEAILSRTPGDDLNLVAGHLFSCSRIREAGDLANISFNYRGVARVDVELAGCSGIRRIYPSPRPVRVAPEMLLEFKERFERRQNLYKNTGSTHAAALFAEDGELISFGEDVGRHNAFDKAVGRALLEGSLDRVVIAILSSRLALELTVKAAVANIPILCGFSAATSSGIGYAEENNITLVGRLKSSSFNVYAHGWRLQSG; encoded by the coding sequence ATGGCTCTCCCGCATCTTAAAGCCGCCACCGCCGAACCGTTGCGAGGCGAAGAGAGAACTCAAGGGCTTACTCCCGCCAAGCTCTCTCGCCCGACCACGTTGCAACGGTACGAAAACGGACGGTTCCAATTCCACGGTGACTCCATTGCCGTTGAATCCGACCTGCGACTGATGATTGCCGGTCAACAGGAAGCCATCCTTTCACGGACACCGGGAGATGACCTCAACCTCGTTGCCGGTCATCTCTTTTCCTGTTCCCGGATAAGGGAGGCAGGAGATCTTGCCAATATTTCCTTCAACTATCGGGGCGTGGCCCGGGTGGATGTGGAATTGGCGGGATGTTCCGGCATCCGTCGAATCTACCCTTCGCCGAGGCCGGTCCGGGTGGCCCCGGAAATGCTGCTGGAGTTCAAGGAACGATTCGAGCGGCGTCAGAATCTGTATAAGAATACCGGCTCGACCCATGCTGCCGCTCTGTTTGCCGAGGATGGCGAACTGATCTCCTTTGGCGAGGACGTTGGAAGGCACAACGCCTTTGACAAGGCCGTGGGCCGCGCTCTTCTTGAGGGGAGTCTGGATAGGGTCGTTATCGCCATACTTTCGTCACGTCTGGCACTGGAATTGACCGTCAAGGCGGCTGTGGCCAACATTCCCATCCTGTGCGGGTTCTCCGCCGCCACCAGTTCGGGCATCGGCTATGCCGAGGAGAACAACATAACCCTTGTCGGGAGGCTCAAAAGCTCTTCTTTCAACGTATATGCCCATGGATGGAGACTTCAGAGCGGCTGA
- a CDS encoding SIS domain-containing protein, whose product MTTGNTPTGLELLQSEMARQHRDALVSLDTNQQRASEIAKHAKATGRLLLLGMGASHWINRVAEPLYRAAGIDATAQPLSEYLRAPIAGKQTVILTSQSGGSGEIIRYLDTAESTDGIFGLTLDPLSPLADRVPSLIGAGEVEKGFAATRSLLLSLAMHGAVLACLGQPLDDLKAYLNAPSKYEDAAVVSHLSESDCVILSSRGVLQGVADAGSLYFMELARIPAFSLEGGQFRHGPFEMLRKGIGVVLLCPSDNDSESVRRLAEECLAADVTPVIFDMSGKDAVPETLTISMPPYTGITAAAAGLVAMQETLLKAATAMVPDVGTPIRSTKVTDGE is encoded by the coding sequence ATGACCACTGGAAATACCCCCACCGGCCTGGAACTGCTCCAGAGCGAAATGGCCCGCCAGCACCGTGACGCCTTGGTTTCGCTGGATACCAACCAGCAGCGAGCAAGCGAGATTGCCAAACATGCCAAGGCCACCGGGCGGCTGCTTTTGCTTGGGATGGGTGCATCCCACTGGATCAACCGCGTTGCCGAACCGCTCTACCGCGCCGCTGGCATTGATGCCACAGCCCAACCGCTCTCCGAATATCTCCGCGCCCCCATTGCAGGAAAGCAAACCGTCATTCTGACGTCCCAATCCGGTGGATCAGGGGAAATCATCCGCTATCTCGATACTGCCGAAAGTACTGACGGAATCTTCGGCCTGACACTGGACCCGCTCAGTCCTCTGGCCGATCGCGTTCCAAGCCTCATCGGGGCAGGAGAAGTCGAAAAAGGATTCGCCGCCACCCGAAGCCTGCTTCTTTCCCTTGCCATGCATGGAGCGGTTCTTGCCTGCCTCGGGCAGCCGCTTGACGATTTGAAGGCATACCTCAACGCTCCGAGCAAATACGAAGACGCAGCCGTTGTTTCCCATCTTTCCGAGAGTGACTGCGTGATTCTCTCCAGCCGTGGAGTATTGCAGGGCGTGGCCGACGCCGGATCGCTCTACTTCATGGAGTTGGCTCGTATCCCTGCATTTTCTCTGGAGGGAGGTCAGTTTCGTCATGGCCCGTTCGAGATGCTTCGCAAAGGAATCGGCGTGGTTCTCTTATGCCCATCAGACAACGACAGTGAGTCGGTACGTCGATTGGCAGAGGAATGCCTTGCGGCAGATGTCACTCCAGTCATTTTCGATATGAGCGGAAAGGATGCCGTGCCAGAAACACTGACCATCTCCATGCCCCCCTACACCGGGATCACCGCAGCCGCAGCCGGACTGGTCGCCATGCAGGAGACGCTGCTCAAAGCAGCTACGGCCATGGTGCCGGATGTCGGCACACCGATACGATCAACCAAGGTAACTGACGGGGAGTAA
- a CDS encoding DVU_1553 family AMP-dependent CoA ligase — translation MNTAPLDIWLKDRMGLVDVEHVPTREQLRQWQLERLVDVVEHARKHSPFYADHLGNIDPSSISSFEDFAQIPCLTQDILRNEPERLLCVPQESAGSLVTLSSSGTTGMPKHTFHTAEDMQATIDYFTWTMSRLVAEGEVAFVLMPEDGPSNVGRLLKEALARFGAQVVTHGILEDVDAAIDHCLETKATCIVGTPAHLNVMSMGWEQRGLIPHHINSVLLCWDTVPGPVVHRVERVLGCSVYRHWGMVETGLGGAVECEPHSGMHLRETDVFVEIVRVGTCTPCPDGEFGEIVITTPMRRGMPLIRYRTGDMGRIIPGECFCGSPLRRLDTQIRRMTDTVDLAGVNLSLFDLNEALYAVEGLADFSVEYSRNTLRIFACGLGHDLSEYIRNALLRETQVGKAHAEGAVNLEIVVRQGCATVGEGLGKRRIRTE, via the coding sequence ATGAATACAGCTCCTCTTGATATCTGGTTGAAAGATCGAATGGGTCTGGTGGATGTCGAACACGTTCCCACTCGGGAACAATTGCGGCAATGGCAGCTTGAGCGGCTTGTCGATGTCGTTGAACACGCCCGGAAGCACAGTCCGTTTTATGCAGATCACCTTGGAAACATTGACCCTTCATCCATTTCGTCATTTGAAGACTTTGCCCAAATTCCCTGCCTGACGCAGGACATTCTTCGCAATGAACCGGAACGCTTGTTGTGTGTACCGCAAGAGAGTGCTGGTTCACTGGTCACATTGAGCAGTTCCGGGACAACCGGGATGCCCAAGCATACATTTCATACCGCCGAAGATATGCAGGCAACCATCGATTACTTTACCTGGACCATGTCCAGACTGGTCGCTGAAGGTGAAGTGGCTTTTGTCCTGATGCCTGAAGATGGCCCAAGCAATGTAGGGCGATTGCTGAAGGAAGCGCTGGCCCGTTTCGGCGCGCAGGTCGTGACACACGGAATTCTGGAAGATGTTGATGCCGCCATCGATCATTGTCTGGAAACAAAAGCCACTTGTATTGTCGGTACCCCTGCCCATCTCAATGTGATGTCCATGGGCTGGGAGCAGCGTGGACTGATCCCGCACCATATCAACTCGGTCCTGCTGTGTTGGGATACTGTTCCGGGGCCTGTTGTCCACAGGGTGGAGCGGGTGCTGGGATGCAGCGTGTATCGGCACTGGGGCATGGTCGAAACCGGACTCGGTGGAGCGGTGGAGTGCGAGCCCCATTCAGGCATGCACCTGCGCGAAACCGATGTTTTTGTCGAGATCGTCCGAGTCGGCACATGCACTCCCTGTCCGGATGGGGAGTTCGGTGAAATCGTGATCACGACTCCGATGCGCCGTGGCATGCCGCTTATTCGCTACCGTACCGGCGATATGGGCCGGATAATCCCCGGAGAGTGCTTTTGCGGCAGTCCGCTTCGCCGTTTGGATACGCAGATACGGCGCATGACAGATACCGTTGATCTGGCAGGGGTCAACCTCTCCCTGTTCGATCTGAACGAGGCGCTGTATGCCGTGGAAGGACTGGCCGATTTCAGCGTGGAGTACAGCAGGAATACGCTCCGCATTTTTGCCTGCGGTCTGGGGCATGATCTGTCCGAATACATTCGCAATGCATTGCTTCGGGAAACGCAAGTGGGGAAAGCGCACGCAGAGGGTGCCGTTAATCTGGAAATTGTGGTACGGCAGGGCTGTGCAACCGTTGGAGAAGGATTGGGGAAACGACGTATCCGAACAGAGTAG
- a CDS encoding 4Fe-4S dicluster domain-containing protein codes for MTKTILVDTSRCTACRGCQIACKEWHGLDANKTTQYQWGSHQNPPDLNPNNYKLVRFSEHLDGDVIRWNFFPDQCRHCDMAPCKETADIYIEEAIVRDDTTGAILFTEKTREYSDEQFEEIRESCPYNIPRRNMETRIMAKCTMCNDRIHNGMPPACVKVCPTGTMQFGEREDMLKKAEARLEVLKKDWPDAMMADPDDVNVIFLLIDKPENYHEFSVAENSVGPMTKKQFFAQLARPFKAMKA; via the coding sequence ATGACCAAGACAATACTGGTAGACACGTCCCGCTGCACGGCTTGCCGCGGATGTCAGATAGCCTGCAAGGAATGGCATGGACTGGATGCCAACAAAACCACTCAGTATCAGTGGGGCAGCCATCAGAATCCACCGGATCTGAATCCCAACAACTATAAACTCGTCCGCTTCAGTGAGCATCTCGATGGCGACGTCATCCGCTGGAACTTTTTCCCGGATCAGTGCCGTCATTGCGACATGGCTCCCTGCAAGGAGACCGCTGATATCTACATTGAAGAAGCGATCGTCAGGGATGATACCACCGGGGCCATTCTCTTTACCGAGAAGACCCGTGAATACTCGGATGAGCAGTTCGAGGAGATCAGGGAATCCTGTCCCTACAACATCCCTCGCCGCAATATGGAAACCCGAATCATGGCCAAATGTACCATGTGCAACGACCGTATCCACAATGGCATGCCGCCTGCGTGCGTCAAGGTCTGCCCCACGGGCACCATGCAGTTCGGTGAGCGGGAAGACATGCTCAAAAAGGCTGAAGCGCGCCTCGAAGTGCTTAAAAAGGATTGGCCCGATGCCATGATGGCGGACCCGGATGATGTCAACGTCATCTTCCTGCTGATCGACAAGCCCGAGAACTATCATGAGTTCTCGGTTGCCGAAAACAGTGTCGGTCCCATGACGAAGAAGCAGTTCTTCGCTCAACTGGCCCGTCCTTTTAAGGCGATGAAAGCGTAG
- a CDS encoding DVU_1551 family NTP transferase, whose product MKIAAIIPASENSASMGGFKPLLPLGDGTVLSTCIKLFRYNCIKQVIVVTGHRADEVAVEARRAGATPVFNKDYRQGMLTSMVSGVRALDVGVDAFFFLPIDMPTIRNHTVTRLVSAYRSGKPAVLYPQFNGQRGYPPLIGAGMIPMLTAHDGQGGLGRVLDSVEDHAAELDVADCGTVFELNQFPDYEQAVSRMLSEGPLDDECQQLWGIYDTPSNNIAHCQAVANVAEALGERLHVRSGAWLDMGLVRGAALTHDIGQGCRQHEVVGAQRLREHGFHPAARIALEHFDQRLEVEDAVSENTLVFLADKLVCGSHPAPLMQRYEKKLELHGHKPRAKKAILSRMDRAKNILARVDREIGQSAEMLAQEVLG is encoded by the coding sequence ATGAAGATAGCTGCTATTATTCCGGCCTCAGAAAACTCCGCAAGCATGGGTGGGTTCAAGCCGTTGTTGCCATTGGGGGATGGTACCGTGCTTTCCACCTGTATCAAACTTTTCAGGTATAATTGCATCAAGCAGGTCATCGTAGTCACGGGGCATCGTGCCGATGAAGTGGCTGTGGAGGCACGAAGAGCCGGTGCAACGCCGGTATTCAACAAGGACTACCGTCAGGGTATGCTCACCTCCATGGTGAGTGGCGTCCGGGCGCTGGATGTCGGGGTTGATGCCTTCTTTTTCCTGCCCATAGACATGCCGACCATCAGAAATCACACCGTGACTCGCCTTGTATCTGCCTACAGGTCCGGGAAACCGGCTGTGTTGTATCCTCAATTCAATGGGCAGCGTGGCTATCCGCCGCTTATCGGTGCGGGCATGATCCCGATGCTGACCGCCCATGATGGGCAAGGAGGATTGGGGCGTGTACTGGATTCGGTCGAAGACCATGCCGCGGAACTCGATGTTGCCGATTGCGGTACTGTGTTCGAGTTGAATCAATTTCCCGATTATGAGCAGGCTGTCAGCCGAATGTTGTCAGAGGGACCGCTGGACGACGAGTGCCAGCAGTTGTGGGGCATTTACGATACGCCGTCCAACAACATCGCGCACTGTCAGGCCGTTGCCAATGTGGCCGAAGCATTGGGCGAACGACTCCATGTGCGAAGCGGGGCCTGGCTCGACATGGGCCTGGTGCGCGGAGCCGCCTTGACCCATGACATAGGCCAGGGGTGCAGGCAGCACGAGGTGGTCGGTGCACAGCGACTGCGCGAGCATGGATTTCATCCCGCCGCACGCATCGCGCTGGAACATTTTGATCAACGGCTGGAAGTCGAAGATGCGGTGAGCGAAAATACCCTCGTCTTTTTGGCCGATAAACTGGTCTGCGGCTCACACCCCGCACCATTGATGCAGCGGTATGAGAAGAAGCTGGAGCTTCATGGACATAAGCCGCGAGCTAAAAAAGCGATTCTGAGCCGAATGGACAGAGCAAAGAATATTCTGGCGCGTGTGGATCGCGAGATCGGCCAGTCTGCCGAAATGCTGGCTCAAGAAGTGCTCGGCTGA
- a CDS encoding formate dehydrogenase accessory protein FdhE encodes MKSAPALDTVEKTLESIRVKTPAYEELTERFGSLFKAAASVHDELVKRGIATADINQARVAAGAPVLAGNDMETWRDDFAMAAERLLPSLCEVLELESDVADQLIEYFGDADNVMGLVRARIDGDWPFFEKTSVQQDSVPPTVMLYISETISSPVLGAIVDTMDESLSSLNWQEGHCPACGSSPSISHLSPKEVTDLDQLVGGGGKKFLHCSLCGFDWRFKRNACPSCGNEDSETREVFYIDDVQYERIEACHQCGKYCLNIDMREFDPHPHLDAIQMGLIHLDLYARKNSLTPIKPTLWNTVE; translated from the coding sequence ATGAAATCCGCACCTGCCCTCGACACAGTTGAAAAGACACTTGAATCCATTCGCGTGAAAACTCCTGCCTATGAAGAATTGACGGAGCGTTTCGGTTCTCTGTTCAAAGCCGCGGCATCAGTCCATGATGAGTTGGTAAAACGTGGGATCGCGACAGCCGATATCAATCAGGCCCGGGTTGCAGCCGGTGCTCCTGTACTGGCCGGCAATGATATGGAAACGTGGCGAGATGATTTTGCAATGGCTGCCGAACGGCTCCTGCCTTCTCTGTGTGAAGTGCTCGAACTGGAGAGTGACGTCGCGGATCAATTGATCGAATATTTCGGGGATGCCGACAATGTCATGGGACTCGTTCGTGCCCGGATCGACGGTGACTGGCCTTTCTTTGAAAAGACCTCCGTACAACAGGATTCCGTCCCGCCTACCGTCATGTTGTATATTTCAGAGACCATCAGTTCACCCGTACTGGGTGCCATCGTCGATACCATGGACGAGTCCCTTTCCTCTTTGAACTGGCAGGAAGGGCATTGTCCGGCCTGCGGTTCATCCCCATCCATTTCCCACCTGTCCCCCAAGGAAGTCACTGACCTCGATCAGCTTGTGGGCGGCGGTGGAAAGAAGTTTCTGCACTGTTCTTTGTGTGGGTTCGATTGGCGCTTCAAGCGCAATGCATGTCCTTCCTGTGGCAATGAGGACAGCGAGACACGGGAAGTCTTTTATATTGATGACGTGCAGTACGAGCGTATCGAGGCGTGCCATCAGTGCGGGAAGTACTGTCTCAATATCGATATGCGTGAGTTTGACCCGCACCCGCATCTGGACGCTATCCAGATGGGTTTGATCCATTTGGATTTGTACGCCCGTAAGAACAGTCTGACACCTATCAAGCCAACCCTTTGGAACACCGTGGAATAG
- a CDS encoding phospholipase D family protein has translation MKRILLQLVAIYFGLYGCATLPKGYERSESFALPAVEGSDLQNEARTILPTPNGEDAILLLGNGINAFAARALLAEQAQTTIDAQYYLLHNDMAGKLFIAKLVQASQRGVRVRLLVDDMDLAGRDLGAASLDALPNFEVRIFNPFSRNINRFTQFLTRFGHVTRRMHNKTFIVDNTFAVVGGRNIGDEYFEAHADVDFLDLDAMCTGDVVQDVSYQFDAYWNSELAYPISVLHTGPPHSTETTLSMALDPLTEAQNQPFLQKVSDSKLMNVPLSTQPFKTGNARAVFDLPEKIADTEGRRELMLSTSIHGDLSNIRKELLLVSPYFVPGRDGVKYFKQLVENNVRVRILTNSLMSNDVPIVHAGYAKYRKNLLRAGVELYELKPADPDRDINFSGLKGSSKASLHAKTFIIDDEKVFVGSLNIDPRSFAQNTEVGLMIDSPDIADELKQGVEKTLETKAYTVRLITDSDGVERLRWDAPGTNPKTYRSDPHSSFIQRFGIGLLGILPIESQL, from the coding sequence ATGAAGCGTATTTTACTCCAGTTAGTCGCCATCTATTTCGGTTTGTACGGTTGCGCCACACTCCCCAAAGGGTATGAGCGCTCGGAGTCCTTCGCCCTGCCCGCGGTCGAAGGCTCTGATCTGCAAAACGAAGCACGCACCATCCTGCCTACTCCCAACGGGGAAGACGCCATCCTGCTGCTGGGCAACGGCATCAATGCCTTTGCGGCCCGTGCCTTACTGGCCGAGCAGGCGCAAACCACCATTGATGCGCAATACTATCTGCTTCATAACGACATGGCGGGCAAGCTGTTCATCGCCAAGCTGGTTCAGGCATCACAGCGCGGCGTGCGGGTGAGGCTGTTGGTCGATGATATGGATCTGGCGGGACGGGACCTCGGCGCAGCGTCACTGGATGCGCTCCCCAATTTCGAAGTACGCATTTTCAATCCCTTTTCCCGCAACATCAACCGATTCACCCAGTTCCTTACCCGGTTCGGTCATGTGACACGCCGGATGCACAACAAGACGTTCATCGTGGACAATACCTTTGCCGTGGTCGGAGGGCGCAACATCGGTGACGAGTATTTCGAGGCCCACGCCGATGTCGATTTTCTTGATCTCGACGCCATGTGTACCGGCGATGTGGTTCAGGATGTTTCCTACCAGTTTGATGCCTACTGGAACAGCGAACTGGCCTACCCCATCTCGGTTCTCCACACAGGCCCACCGCACTCGACGGAAACGACCCTGTCCATGGCTCTGGACCCGCTCACGGAAGCCCAGAACCAACCTTTCCTGCAAAAAGTCAGTGATTCGAAGCTGATGAACGTTCCTCTCTCCACGCAACCATTCAAGACAGGCAATGCGCGAGCCGTATTCGACCTGCCGGAAAAGATCGCGGACACCGAAGGAAGAAGGGAGCTGATGCTTTCCACCAGCATTCACGGCGACCTGAGCAATATCCGAAAGGAACTGCTGCTCGTATCACCCTATTTTGTTCCGGGAAGAGATGGCGTCAAATACTTCAAGCAACTGGTGGAGAACAATGTTCGGGTTCGCATCCTCACCAATTCACTGATGTCCAACGACGTACCCATCGTACACGCAGGATATGCCAAGTATCGAAAGAACCTGTTACGAGCCGGGGTGGAACTCTATGAGTTGAAGCCGGCTGATCCTGACCGGGATATCAATTTCAGCGGGTTGAAAGGGTCATCCAAGGCGAGTCTACACGCCAAGACGTTCATCATTGACGATGAAAAGGTCTTTGTCGGGTCCCTGAATATCGACCCGCGCTCCTTTGCCCAGAACACCGAAGTCGGCCTGATGATCGATTCACCCGATATCGCTGACGAGCTAAAGCAGGGGGTGGAGAAGACACTCGAAACCAAAGCGTACACCGTGCGCCTGATCACGGACAGCGACGGAGTGGAACGGCTGCGCTGGGATGCTCCTGGCACGAACCCCAAGACATACCGGTCCGACCCGCATTCCTCGTTCATTCAGCGCTTCGGCATCGGACTGCTGGGAATCCTGCCCATTGAATCCCAGCTCTGA
- a CDS encoding LuxR C-terminal-related transcriptional regulator, translating into MKNMSEGRKHYRDILKSMPNEEEYFLERWSVRMEQAGYLQHTTAKRVDCLQALNDFLSPMIAHWEMGGAEPDFPWLIRHENEWGKPQIESARRHRMRGITSDMYLGCFKTFIHSLMDVIEKMDASYETKVQARRHAKLYGDALEVLFVRDWTKTLPDMATRELDHANRLLTLEKCRFENILNATSDLILVVDSEGVVTNVNEAVKAVVDEKDVMGVPVWDALVLEGQSVEDLLKYYPIGMSCEMSPFDDDIIYRLQINSIGNVSMASDEYMIMLTNITAHATQRETLERVVSERTEALRQEKEQLEEMNITLRNVLQSIDKEREDLLGEVTAKVNNFVLPALDRIENEEDAGIRKGYLTVAKDQLARLAPGSASSEPGLLKLTHMETRVCQFIQAGHSSKDIANSLNLSIETVQTHRKNIRRKLGLHGKSVSLYAHLKRIGLSN; encoded by the coding sequence ATGAAGAACATGAGCGAAGGTCGAAAGCACTATCGGGATATCTTGAAAAGCATGCCGAACGAGGAGGAATATTTTCTCGAACGGTGGTCTGTCCGTATGGAACAGGCCGGATATCTTCAGCATACCACGGCCAAGCGTGTTGATTGTCTGCAGGCCTTGAACGACTTTCTGAGTCCCATGATCGCGCACTGGGAGATGGGCGGCGCCGAACCGGATTTCCCCTGGCTCATCCGCCACGAGAACGAATGGGGCAAACCACAGATCGAGTCGGCGCGTCGCCATCGAATGCGCGGCATTACCTCGGACATGTATCTTGGGTGCTTTAAGACATTCATCCATAGCCTCATGGATGTCATCGAGAAGATGGACGCCTCCTATGAGACCAAGGTTCAGGCCCGTCGTCATGCCAAGCTGTATGGCGATGCCCTGGAAGTGCTCTTTGTCCGGGACTGGACCAAGACCCTGCCGGACATGGCCACACGCGAACTTGATCATGCCAACCGGCTCCTCACGCTGGAGAAGTGTCGCTTCGAGAACATCCTGAACGCCACCTCAGACCTCATTCTTGTGGTCGATAGTGAGGGGGTCGTGACCAACGTCAACGAAGCGGTCAAGGCAGTGGTGGATGAAAAGGACGTTATGGGTGTTCCCGTCTGGGATGCACTGGTTCTGGAAGGCCAGTCTGTCGAGGACCTGCTCAAATACTATCCCATAGGCATGTCCTGCGAAATGAGCCCTTTTGATGATGACATCATCTACCGGTTGCAGATCAATTCCATCGGCAATGTCAGCATGGCCAGTGACGAGTACATGATCATGCTGACCAATATCACTGCCCACGCCACCCAGCGCGAGACTCTGGAGCGGGTGGTTTCCGAGCGCACCGAAGCCTTGCGCCAGGAAAAGGAACAACTGGAAGAGATGAACATCACCCTGCGCAACGTGCTGCAGAGCATCGATAAGGAGCGGGAAGACCTCCTCGGTGAAGTGACAGCCAAGGTGAACAACTTCGTGCTCCCTGCCCTGGACCGTATTGAAAATGAAGAGGATGCGGGAATCCGTAAAGGGTACCTGACCGTGGCCAAGGATCAGCTTGCCCGCCTTGCTCCGGGCAGTGCCTCGTCCGAACCGGGCCTGCTCAAGCTGACGCACATGGAAACGCGTGTCTGCCAATTCATTCAGGCCGGGCATTCCTCCAAGGATATTGCCAACAGCCTCAACCTTTCCATTGAAACCGTGCAGACGCACCGCAAGAACATTCGCCGCAAGCTCGGCCTGCATGGCAAAAGCGTGAGTCTGTATGCCCACCTCAAACGGATCGGCCTCTCCAACTGA